Proteins co-encoded in one Euleptes europaea isolate rEulEur1 chromosome 1, rEulEur1.hap1, whole genome shotgun sequence genomic window:
- the BTBD17 gene encoding BTB/POZ domain-containing protein 17: MAKAIGVRHATPRRWACSLAALSLLCLAAQAVQKADLGGDSTVATINHSLSLLQRLQELMHNGNASDTTLRVRTTGSDEIKVFHTHQLMLSLQSEIFESLLHNQTMLTLHESPDSAALFEKFIRYLYCGEISILLHQAIPLHRLASKYRVSSLQRGVAEYMKSHLASESNQGHVVSWYHYAVRIGDEALQESCLQFLAWNLSAVMNTAEWASVSVELLLLLLERSDLVLQSELELYTAVEEWVATHQPESPVVEKMLRSVRYPMISPSHLFHLQKQSSVMVKHYNAVQDLLFQAFQFHSASPIHFAKYFDVNCSMFLPRNYLSTSWGSQWVINNPARDDRSTSFQTQLGPSNHDSSKRVTWNVLFSPRWLPVSLRPVYSDSVSGAIQSIRIEDGRPRLVITPATTSSDFAGVSFQKTILVGVKQQGKVFVKHAYSFHQSTDEVADFLMHADLQKRTSEYLIDNSLHLHIIIKPVYHSLIKVKK; this comes from the exons TCCAGAAGGCAGACCTTGGCGGGGATTCTACGGTGGCCACCATCAACCACTCCCTGTCGTTGCTGCAGCGATTACAAGAGCTCATGCACAATGGGAATGCCAGCGATACCACCCTACGGGTGCGCACAACCGGCTCTGATGAAATCAAAGTCTTCCACACCCACCAGCTGATGCTCAGCTTGCAAAGTGAGATCTTCGAGAGCCTCCTGCACAACCAAACCATGCTGACCCTCCACGAGTCACCCGACAGCGCTGCCctttttgaaaagttcatcag GTATCTGTACTGCGGTGAGATCTCCATCCTCCTCCATCAAGCCATCCCTCTTCACCGACTAGCTAGCAAATATCGGGTCTCCAGTTTACAGCGGGGGGTAGCTGAATATATGAAGAGCCACTTGGCCAGTGAGTCaaaccagggccatgtggtgaGCTGGTATCACTATGCAGTGAGGATTGGCGACGAGGCTTTGCAAGAGAGCTGCCTCCAGTTCTTAGCCTGGAATCTCTCCGCTGTGATGAACACTGCTGAGTGGGCCTCGGTGAGtgtagagctgctgctgctgttgcttgaACGCTCTGACCTGGTCCTTCAAAGCGAACTGGAACTGTACAccgctgtggaggagtgggtggcTACGCATCAGCCCGAGAGCCCAGTAGTCGAGAAGATGCTGAGGTCTGTGCGCTACCCTATGATCTCCCCCAGCCATCTCTTCCACCTGCAGAAGCAGTCTTCGGTGATGGTGAAGCACTATAACGCTGTGCAGGACCTGCTCTTCCAAGCTTTCCAGTTCCATTCTGCATCCCCGATCCACTTTGCCAAATACTTTGATGTCAACTGCAGCATGTTCCTGCCTCGCAACTACCTCTCCACCTCTTGGGGCTCCCAATGGGTCATTAACAACCCGGCTCGGGATGACCGCAGCACCAGTTTCCAGACCCAGCTGGGACCCAGCAATCATGACTCTTCCAAGCGGGTGACTTGGAACGTCCTGTTCtccccacgctggctccctgtcaGCTTGCGTCCTGTCTATTCTGATTCTGTCTCAGGAGCTATCCAGTCTATTAGGATTGAGGATGGGCGCCCTCGCTTGGTTATCACTCCAGCCACAACGAGCTCTGACTTTGCTGGGGTAAGTTTCCAGAAGACCATCTTAGTGGGGGTGAAGCAGCAGGGCAAAGTCTTTGTCAAACATGCCTACAGCTTCCACCAGAGCACAGATGAAGTGGCTGACTTCCTGATGCATGCCGACTTGCAGAAACGCACTTCTGAATACCTCATTGACAATTCCCTGCACCTGCATATCATCATCAAGCCAGTTTACCATTCGCTGATCAAGGTGAAGAAGTAG